Genomic DNA from Hordeum vulgare subsp. vulgare chromosome 2H, MorexV3_pseudomolecules_assembly, whole genome shotgun sequence:
ATAGTCTCTTTTATCAGATTGGTCTTTTGATTGCATTAGCTAAAGCATGCACTTCTACATAGTACCGGAGCCAAGAGGTCTTTAGTTCAAGACCCGGCTGGCGCAATTAAATTGCAGTCCACTTTCGGTCCACATTTAGGCCTAAGGGAGCCACACGTGAGGGGGAGTGTTGACGTATAAATGCATTGTCTAGTCTCTTTCATCAGATCGATCTTTTGGTTGCATTGGCTAGAACATGCACTTCTACACCTAAGTTCTAAAGCATGTGGACGTCAATTGAGTTGGCTAGCTGGTTTTGAATTAAGAAACGTAGTACGTGGGTGCGTCCGGAACATCTTCCTCGATCGCTAAGCAAAAGAGCATGGTGGATGGCTTTGCTCAGGACTTGGGAGGCTCCCCGTTGGACCAGCTGCTGCCCACAAAGACGCCCTCTCCAACCGGGAACTGCTAAATCTGGTTTTCTCGTCGGTTTGGCAAACGAGAatgggacataatccttctgtacTCCGCGCCGACTGTACCCGCACCTGGCCAGACGCTCGCCGTCGACCATCGGGGCAGGCGTTTCATCCACGTCAACAACGAGGGCGTGCTTGTCGTAGAGGCCGCCATCGCCATCGATATGACAAGCGTGGTGACCGACGACAGTTTCGTCATCAACACCGATGAACTGTACCCTGCAGTGTCGCCGCCGAAGGTAATTGACCATCTATATTTACATTTATGGATCGCACACACTGTGTGCCCACGCCCGCGTTTGCTCCGTTGATAACGTGTTCTACAATTCACGTCAGCTAGTTTAGTCCAAAGTTATGGAGCAGGAGCAAGCGTTATAGTCAATCACATACAGATATAGAAAGCCGCGCCACCCCGTGCTAGTTGATACAAAGATGTAGAAACAAATCTTTCTTCATTAATCATCATCAGCTTTGTGTACAAAGTGTACTCTCCTCCTTATATAGCTAAGGAGTAGGAGGATAAGTTCCCACATTAACGATTAACTGGGAATGTTCGGTCAACATGAGGAGCGTTGGGATTATTAAAATATTTAgcaattgaaaaaatgtttgaCATTTCTAAATGGCTGGGATTATTAAACTATTtagatttcaaaaaatgttcttgatttcagAAATTACTTCCGCTTTTTAAAAGAAGTTCTGGGAATTTGGGAAATTGTTCATATTTTTCttaaaaaaagtattttttttttgttttcattttgaaCTCGCTAGCAAAAAGAGCGCGCGTGGCTTTGGTCGGGACATGGGAGGCTCCccggttgaccagctgctgcccAGGAAGATGAGGTTTACACGACATCGCCCGGTCTGGTAAGCGAGAAAGGGACGGGACATTATTTCTCAAATTATGAGTTGGTGAGGATATGCTTAACAAGTTCATCCTTTGCTTCTAGTTATGTTTAATTGTGTATGTTACATATATGTACAGTTTTGAGGTGTTGACATGACTAGCTTCCATCGCCGCCACTATATATTATGTTGATGGATTAACATTATTTCTCACATTATGAGTTGGTTAAACGAAGCTTAACAAGAATATGCTTAACAAGTTCTTCCTTTGCTTCTAGCAATGATTAATTAATTGTGTATGTTTACATACGTGTACAGTATTAAGATGTTGACATGAGTGACTAGCTTCGGTTGCTATCGCCGCCACTATTATATTGATATTGATCGATTAAGGGgatgtttgtttccagggactttttggtgtagggactaaaaaaatttcaaaaaatcccatgtgaaacaaacaggagaGACTTTTAGagactaaaagggggtatttgggactatttgGAGAAGTCTCTATGAAAGGGTCTTTTTgagactttttgggacttttttcaACAATGCCCCTTACTTTTAGCATGTtatttaataactactactacattactaagggtaacatgatctttttgcatgtcatttaatgacctctaatcCCTATTTAGTCCCTCGAAACAAACgggtagttgggactaaaaaaagtcccgtgACTTCtaaaacaaacagggcctaacaTTGCGCGCTCCCTGTAGCCCTTCCTGCCTTAAGCTTGCCTCATCTacgtctctcctctcctctcgtgCGTAACGTGCGTTCCTAGCTAGCTAGGTCCAAACAAATGGAGGCAGCGAGCAGCACCATGCTGAAGCCGGTCTACTCCACGCCGCACCCTGTCGCCGGCGAGATGGTCCCGCTGACCCTCTTCGACCGCGCCACCTTGGACATCTTCGTCCCCATCATCCTCGTCTACGCCGCGCCGACTCCGCCCAACGAGGCGCTCAAGAAGGGCCTGCGCAGGGCCGTCGCGGTGTACCCGCACCTGGCCGGACGCTTCGCCGTCGACCACCGGGGCAGGCGTTGCATCCACGTCAACAACGAGGGCGTGCTTGTCGTAGAGGCCGCCGTCCCCGTCGATCTGGCGAGCGTGGTGACCGACGGCAGTTTCGTCACCGACACCGATGAACTGTACCCTGCAGTGCCGCCGCCGGAGGTAATTAATAACCACCTACTCTATATTTATGACACGTTTCCGCTCCTACGCATGCATGCAGATGGCTAATTGCTGAGAAAAGCAGGAGATCGTCGGGGCGGCTCTTCTGCAGATCAAGCTCAACCGGTACAAGTGCGGCGGCCTCGTGATCGGCTTCAGCAGCCACCACCAGGCCGCGGACGGCTACTCCGTTAGCACCTTCCTCTCCACGTGGGCCAGCGCGGTACGGCAAGGCCGGAACTTCACCGCTCCGTCCCCATTCCTCGACCGGGCGGCGACCGCCGTGGCTCGGACTGTGCCGACGCCGGTGTTCGACCACAGGTCCGCCGAGTTCAAAGGACAAGGCGGCAGGTCGTACCGCGTCGCCCCCGACCCCATGTCCGAGATCAAGAACGTGACGGTGCGCTTTACGGCGGAGTTTATCGCGGAGCTCAAGGCCCGCGTGGGAATCCGGTGTAGCACGTTCAACTGCCTGCTCGCGCACGCGTGGAAGAAgatgacggcggcgcgcggcctgAAGCCCGACGAGTTCACGAAGGTCAGGGTGGCCGTGAACTGCCGGGCTAGGGCCAGCCCTCCGGTGCCGGCGGACTTCTTCGGGAACATGGTGCTCTGGGCGTTCCCGAGGCTTCAGGCCGGGGACGTCCTGGGCTGGAGCTACCGCGGCGTGGTGGAGGCCATCCGCGACGCCGTCGCCCGCGTGGACGCCGAGTACATCCAGTCGTTCGTGGACTTCGGCAGCGTAGCGGATGCCGCCGGGGAGGAGCTCGCGGCCACGGCGGCGGTCAACGGCACAATGTTCTCCCCGGACCTGGAGGTGGACAGCAGCCTGGGTTTTAGGTTCAACCAGATTGACTTCGGCGCCGGGCCGCCGTCGGCGTTCGTGACGCCGGACCTGCCCAACGAGGGCCTTATGATCTTCTTGCCGTCGTGCACGGCCAGTGGTGGCGTCGACCTTGTCATGGCCATCCCGGAGGATCATGACACGGCGACCTTCTACTCCCTAGCGGATGAAAGAGCTCATTCCAAGATGTAAAATGCTCCCAGATGAAGCACGCGCATGATTTGTGTAAATAAATCGGGGAGTTCACGATTGTCTTGTGTCTTGCAAATAAATCTCATGTCTGTACTATTTCCTGTCAAAGCGTTACTTGTGAGATTAGTTTCGATGCTGGTGACTGCAAGATTATGCTTTGCTTGACTTATTATGGCAGCCATTTTTAGTAGGTTTTGATTTAGAGAGGTGTTGACGATTGATAATAAGTGCATGTGTGGACCGTGGAGTACCTTTAGTGGCTTGAACTTTGAAAATATAGCGTAGACTACCAGCAAATTTATGTTACAGAAAGGGAGACTTCAAAATGTTTCACTGAAACACGGCGGCACTAATGTAGACGAGTGAATTGCGAAAAACCCCCACATTGAAGCTTGgttttttttttgcagaaaaGACTCTTTTACAAAATCTTTGGAGATACTACTGATTTTTGTCCTAATCATTTGCAAAAAACACCTAATCGCCTCTTCGCCCCTTTTAACCTCtattatgacaggtggggcccgtTTTCTGATGCCGCGGCGTAACGGCTAGTAACTCACGCCGTCTAGCGGCGCTGTTCGGGCAAAACCGTGTCGGGTCGCCCTGTTCGAGTCAAACCACCCTTCCCCACTCTGCTTTCCTATCTGTCTCTGTCTACGTTCTCCATGGTGACGGCGAGCCCTGGCGACGGCGGGGGAGTGGATGCCGTCCGCGGTGGAGTGGAAGGCCCCGGCGGCGGAGGGTTGCTTGGCGGTGGTGAAGCGAACCAAGTGGAGGAGGTGTGCAACAACTCAAATCCTAGTCAGGCCCGCAGAGGAGAGCGTCGTCGCCGTTGCTGGAGTACCGCGCCGTCGGCGCTCTTGCCCGTGCTATGCAGGCGACGCCGACGGGTAGCCATCAATGGGCGTCTGGATTTGGCGGCGTGGACTAAGTTCCCCCTCCCTCTACTTCCCCCCTTCTGTACTGTTTATTCTAGGTATTCTAATTTAGTGATGCACATGAGCAACATGTTTTCAAATGTGACTAATGTATGTTCTTTAGTTAATTATTATAGTCAAGTTTCAAACATTATTAATTATTTGAAATGTATGCactttaattaattattaatgtgtagtattttgcTTTGTAGCTTGTGTGACGATGTCTCTGAAGTGAGGCTGCAGTTTCATGACAGGCACAATTTGGAAAGGAGCATGTTTGTTTCAGACATTACATTTCTAAATCTTATAGCTTTAATAGAGACAACATGATATGGAGAGGGTGACTATATGTACTATGTTATGAATGCTGGTTTGGGAGTATGtattattccttcctagcttttctcttccgtatttttcctctggaatttggcaaatgaccaggtgaatccagTTCACCCTCAACCTCTCAGTGTTTTTCCATATCATTGTGCCCTCTTGTCCTTGCTGAGTAAACTCCGAACCTCTTGAAAACCCTAGCTCTGAATTATTGGAACTAGGAATCTTGTCgttgtgttttcaaaggagccatcatttcccttgctctgttgatcctccaagtcttcccagagatcattattccctcatagaccccagatgtgcaaaaatattgccaagtcatatgcaatatttcccctTTGAAATTAATTCCTGCTTCTGCTTGTCTGAGgatactagtagaaaacagggctaccgttcggccctgaccaacccattagccccggttcttcaagaaccgggaccaatgggggggtattagacccggttcgtgagcccagggggccggccggggccttgtgggcattggtcccggttcgtgtggaaccatttgtcccggttcgagctacgaaccgggaccaatggtccttgctgctggcccacaaccattggtcctggttcgtggcttgaaccgggacagaagggttggcttttgtcccggttcatgccacgaaccgggacaaataacttgcctacatatacccaccaccgcggcagagcactccacagtgctatGTTTTTGTCAagtcggcgaggggagggcatttgggtgctctagttcacctcctatgcacatgaggtgttcgatgaaatgcccgagccatactagttaagctttctcctctcgaaactcgacctccgagctccattttcaacgagatttgtctagatttagcggcccgtcacgccccgtccccgccccatcttcaccgccgtcgatcgcccgcgccgatgtcgtcgccggaaccaccgtggtgagcctcttgttcttatcttctttatgaaagaaaaaaattctgacttaagatagatacttgtctaattttcttacttttattattccttgttattatatagtgtgatggttttggtatccgcccccgtcggccctcgtcctgtctatgattcagatgtggtatatattatcttttcataactatttggttcatttattgtttatgacaattatgccgaccaatgtgCCATAGATTTTACTTATCtacgaggttgttgaaccggaaattccaaccgaccctattgtcgagaggttaaatttagttgaagaagaaaacaattacttgaaggaaaaaataagaaaaaatgaggaggagaagatgatattggagttgcatgttgcggatgtcgtcgatgatcacaagatcaagatggatgcaatgcggttgaagattaaaaagattagaaaatatgccattcataccgaggcttggtaccattatgcagttggatcagttgttaccttggtTGCGGTTATGACCGCATTAGTTTTTGCATGgaaatgttttacataatttcaatgtatggtttaattagatgctctcgagagctatatgttgttcaatgagaactatgtatgtactttggttttaatgctctggagaactatgtatgtactttggtttcagagttcatttcaaatgcttttcaacttcatggtcttacagctttgaatggtgcattttaaacacagaaaaacaagggagttcaaataagttcaaaaaaattgaaatccctttgtaacagacgagtttccgtatgaaaccgtgatacttcaaaagagattgtccgttttatacacgaagtgcatctagtttttgccgtaagcctctctactttcttgcacatgctatgtgggtgaaatgatgataccatgccaacttggaaccttttgagagttcatttcaaatgcttttcaatttcatggtcttatagctcaaaataatcattaaatgcatgaaaaataacaaatgaagtcagaaagggttgtaaattgatgatgtggctttgaatggtgcatttttaacacagaaaaacaaggggttcaaataagttcaaaaaaattgaaatccctttgtaacagacgagtttccgtatgaaatcctgatacttcgaaggagattgtctgttttgtacacgaagtgcatccagtttttgccgtaagcctctctactttcttgcacatgctatgtgggtgaaatgatgataccatgccaacttggaaccttttcagagttcatttcaaatgcttttcaatttcatggtcttatagctcaaaataatcagtaaatgcatgaaaagaacaaatgaagtcaaaaaggattgtaaattgatgatgtggctttgaatgatgcattttgaaccattgttcaagaaatcggtaattggtagctgctcggtcggcttgggagtagcgattaatcggtgaatcggcctattaactggattaattgGTCGACCAATAATCGGtagattaaacagaaacttgccaacttatatataatttttttatgtaTCATACCATAATTCCATGCATGTAGCaatgtaatataccaaaatattctattgtaggcatataaaaaatagataagaggTAAAACTAATAATCGTTATACATCTAAATATATAAATTCTTAAAATTCAAATTGAGAAATTtaacatttaaacttatccatatacttgctaacatacatcacataatatactacagataacagccaaaaccaacagttccatcgatccatctacaaaattgtaattcataagctactaatatatgaatgctGGATTCTCCAGTAAGGTATGGGGGAAGATGGTAGTACCTTGCGTGTAGGTGAcgccattgaggaagagattAGGGAGCATCTCATGTGAGAGGATGGGGATTGTCCATGGGGGTGGGGTCGAGGCAAGCTACCAGAATggcggagcaactagatctttcaggtgtagtgtggagactggcactggtgagaacacgactagccaccagtcacgttaggaggggatgaaaggagcatgaggaagcgcgaggagggccaaaccctaggaaTTTAGTAGAAAGAGGGGGTGGGAGGCATTATGTGTCAAAACTTTGGGATTCGTTTGCCCACCAGTTAATAGGCCAGTATTGATTAATCGATCTGGCAACTAATTAATCAGTATGACAACTCATTAGTCGGTCTAACTGCCAATAAATCGGCATgacaagttaacacgatgaataggtgttattcgattcggtcaccctaagagtagcgattaactggcaagttaactggttaatcggacgaattcttgaacaatgTTTTGAAAACagcaaaacaagggggttcaaataagttcaaaaaaattgaaatccctttgtaacagacgagtttccgtatggaaccctgatacttcgaaggagattgtctgttttgtacacaaagtgcattcaATTTTTGCCGTAAGACTCTTTCctttttgcacatgctatgtgggtgaaatgatgataccaggaaaacttggaaccttttcagagttcatttcaaatgcttttcaatttcatggtcttatagctcaaaataatcagtaaatgcatgacaaataacaaatgaagtcagaaagggttgtaaattgatgatgttgctttgaatggtgcattttgaacacagaaaaacaagggggttcaaataagtgcaaaaaattgaaatccctttgtaacagacgagtttctgtatgaaaccctgatacttcgaaggagattgtatgttttgtacacgaagtgcatccagtttttgccgtaagcctatcta
This window encodes:
- the LOC123431319 gene encoding tryptamine benzoyltransferase 1-like; this encodes MEAASSTMLKPVYSTPHPVAGEMVPLTLFDRATLDIFVPIILVYAAPTPPNEALKKGLRRAVAVYPHLAGRFAVDHRGRRCIHVNNEGVLVVEAAVPVDLASVVTDGSFVTDTDELYPAVPPPEEIVGAALLQIKLNRYKCGGLVIGFSSHHQAADGYSVSTFLSTWASAVRQGRNFTAPSPFLDRAATAVARTVPTPVFDHRSAEFKGQGGRSYRVAPDPMSEIKNVTVRFTAEFIAELKARVGIRCSTFNCLLAHAWKKMTAARGLKPDEFTKVRVAVNCRARASPPVPADFFGNMVLWAFPRLQAGDVLGWSYRGVVEAIRDAVARVDAEYIQSFVDFGSVADAAGEELAATAAVNGTMFSPDLEVDSSLGFRFNQIDFGAGPPSAFVTPDLPNEGLMIFLPSCTASGGVDLVMAIPEDHDTATFYSLADERAHSKM